The Arachis duranensis voucher Yi14725-KUN plastid, complete genome genome segment GTTCTATTTATATTATTCTATATACCCTTATATCTTAATATATATATTATTTCCATATTTATTATTATATTTCATATTTATCTTACTATATTTATCTTACTAAATAATTTTATTAATATATTATTATATTTAATATTTAGTTTAGAATATTTAATGCATATTTCATTTAAATGTATATTTAATGTAATTAAATGTTTGTTGTCTACATCAGTCCATCCAATAAAACTGAAAATTTAGAATAATATTCTATATATCTATTATATAAATATATTAGGCTATAGTAATAGTCAATCCAAAAATTCCATTATATCCCTTCTAAAAAAATCCTTCTATTTCGTCTCGTATTTTGTAGAGATAAATGGTATGTGGATACAGCAGAGAATTTGCCTTTTTTCTGTTATTCAAACTAAAAGTGAAACTCAAAAAAACTAAAAAGAAATAGCAGTATGGCCTCTAGCAATGCTGATGACTGCTCACGTAATTGGAAATAGAGTGCATAATAATCTCTTCTATTAAATTATTTAATAAGACATAAAATGAAATAAATTCCATCTTTGAATTTCTAATTCAAATCTGAATCCCCTAGCCTAGGTTGCACAAAAAAATTATTGAATTGAAATTCAAAGTCCAGAAGGAGTTTTAGAGGATTCAAAAAGGTCCGTTGAGCGCCTATATCTTATGTCATAATAGATTCGAACACTTGCCCCGGATTAACTTCCGGATCATAATTGTTCTAGTGAATAACTAAAGAAAAAAATTGGAATAGATAGATGGGAGATAGAATAGAAAGAAACTCAATATAAAAATCTCTCAAAAGTTCACTAATTCTTTTTAAATTGGCAGGTCTCTTTGTATGTGTTGTCCGGAAGGAGGAGGACTCAATGATTATTCGTTCGCCGGAACCAGAAGTAAAGATTTTGGTAGATAGAGATCCCATAAAAACTTCTTTCGAGGAATGGGCAAAACCCGGTCATTTCTCAAGAACAATAGCTAAGGGACCCGATACTACTACTTGGATTTGGAACCTACATGCTGATGCTCATGATTTCGATAGCCATACTAGTGATTTAGAGGAGATTTCCCGAAAAGTATTTAGTGCCCATTTCGGCCAACTCTCCATCATCTTTCTTTGGCTTAGTGGCATGTATTTCCATGGTGCTCGTTTTTCCAATTATGAAGCATGGCTAAGTGATCCAACTCACATTGGACCTAGTGCCCAAGTGGTTTGGCCAATAGTGGGCCAAGAAATATTAAATGGTGATGTTGGCGGGGGTTTCCGAGGAATACAAATAACCTCCGGTTTTTTCCAGATTTGGCGAGCATCTGGAATAACTAGTGAATTACAACTTTATTGCACCGCAATTGGTGCATTAGTATTTGCAGCCTTAATGCTTTTTGCTGGTTGGTTTCATTATCACAAAGCTGCTCCAAAATTGGCTTGGTTCCAAGATGTAGAATCTATGTTGAATCACCATTTGGCAGGATTACTAGGACTTGGATCTCTTTCTTGGGCCGGGCATCAAGTACATGTATCTTTACCAATTAACCAATTTTTAAATGCTGGAGTAGATCCAAAGGAGATTCCACTTCCTCATGAATTTATCTTGAATCGGGATCTTTTGGCTCAACTTTATCCCAGTTTTGCCGAGGGAGCAACTCCATTTTTCACCTTGAATTGGTCAAAATACGCGGATTTTCTTACTTTTCGTGGAGGATTAGATCCAGTAACTGGCGGTTTATGGCTGACTGATATTGCGCACCATCATTTAGCTATTGCGATTCTTTTCCTGATAGCTGGTCACATGTATAGAACCAACTGGGGGATTGGTCATGGTATAAAAGAGATCTTAGAGGCCCATAAGGGTCCATTTACAGGCCAGGGTCATAAAGGTCTATATGAGATCCTAACAACTTCATGGCATGCTCAATTATCTATTAACTTAGCTATGTTAGGCTCTTTGACTATTGTTGTAGCTCACCATATGTATTCTATGCCTCCTTATCCATACCTAGCTACCGACTATGGGACACAACTATCATTGTTCACACATCACATGTGGATTGGTGGATTTCTCATAGTTGGTGCTGCTGCGCACGCAGCCATTTTTATGGTAAGAGACTATGATCCAACTACTCGATACAACGATCTATTAGATCGTGTCCTTAGGCATCGCGATGCAATCATATCACATCTAAACTGGGTATGCATATTTTTAGGCTTTCACAGTTTTGGTTTGTATATTCATAATGATACCATGAGCGCTTTAGGGCGCCCCCAAGATATGTTTTCAGATACCGCTATACAATTACAACCCGTCTTTGCTCAATGGATACAAAATACCCACGCTTTAGCGCCGAACACAACGGCTCCTGGTGCAACAACAAGCACCAGTTTGACTTGGGGCGGTGGTGATTTAGTGGCAGTGGGGGGCAAGGTTGCTTTGTTACCTATTCCATTAGGAACTGCAGATTTTTTGGTCCATCACATTCATGCATTTACAATTCATGTAACGGTATTGATACTCCTAAAGGGTGTTCTATTTGCTCGTAGCTCGCGATTAATACCGGATAAAGCAAATCTCGGTTTTCGTTTCCCTTGTGATGGACCCGGAAGAGGAGGGACATGCCAAGTATCCGCTTGGGATCATGTCTTCTTGGGGCTATTCTGGATGTACAATGCAATCTCAGTAGTCATATTCCATTTCAGTTGGAAAATGCAGTCAGATGTTTGGGGTACTATAAGCGATCAAGGGGTAGTTACTCATATCACAGGAGGAAACTTTGCGCAGAGTTCCATTACCATTAATGGGTGGCTCCGCGATTTCTTATGGGCGCAAGCCTCCCAGGTAATTCAGTCTTATGGTTCTTCATTATCTGCATATGGTCTCTTTTTCTTGGGTGCCCATTTTGTATGGGCTTTTAGTTTAATGTTTCTATTCAGCGGGCGTGGTTATTGGCAAGAACTTATTGAATCCATCGTTTGGGCTCATAATAAATTAAAAGTTGCTCCTGCTACTCAGCCTAGAGCCTTGAGTATTGTACAGGGACGTGCTGTAGGAGTAACCCATTACCTTCTGGGTGGAATTGCCACAACATGGGCATTCTTCTTAGCAAGAATTATTGCAGTAGGATAATGGCTAGGAGGATTTGAAAAGCATTATGGCATTAAGATTTCCAAGGTTTAGCCAAGGTTTAGCTCAGGACCCCACTACTCGTCGTATTTGGTTTGGTATTGCTACCGCACATGACTTCGAGAGTCATGATGATATTACTGAGGAACGTCTTTATCAAAATATTTTTGCTTCGCATTTCGGACAATTAGCAATAATTTTTCTGTGGACTTCCGGGAATCTGTTTCATGTAGCTTGGCAGGGAAATTTTGAGACATGGGTACAGGATCCTTTACATGTAAGACCTATTGCTCATGCAATTTGGGATCCTCATTTTGGTCAACCGGCTGTAGAAGCTTTTACTCGTGGGGGTGCTCTTGGTCCAGTGAATATTGCCTATTCCGGTGTTTATCAGTGGTGGTATACAATCGGTTTACGTACTAATGGGGATCTTTATACTGGAGCTCTTTTTCTATTATTTCTTTCAGCCATATCCTTAATAGCGGGGTGGTTACACCTACAACCGAAATGGAAACCGAGCGTTTCTTGGTTTAAAAATGCCGAATCCCGTCTTAATCATCATTTGTCAGGACTATTCGGAGTCAGTTCCTTGGCTTGGACAGGACATTTAGTTCATGTCGCTATTCCAGGAGCTAGAGGGGAATACGTTCGATGGAATAATTTTTTAGGTGTATTGCCACATCCTCAAGGATTAGGTCCACTTTTTACAGGCCAGTGGAATCTTTATGCTCAAAACCCAGATTCCAGTAGTCATTTATTTGGTACCCCTCAGGGAGCAGGAACTGCCATTCTAACACTTCTTGGGGGATTCCATCCACAAACGCAAAGCTTATGGCTGACCGATATTGCGCACCATCATTTAGCTATTGCGATTCTTTTCCTGATAGCTGGTCACATGTATAGAACCAACTTCGGGATTGGCCACAGTATAAAAGAGATCTTAGAAGCACACATTCCTCCAGGGGGTAGATTGGGGCGTGGACATAAGGGTCTTTATGACACAATCAATAATTCACTTCATTTTCAATTAGGTCTTGCTCTAGCCTCTTTAGGAGTTATTACTTCCTTGGTAGCTCAACACATGTACTCTTTACCTGCTTATGCGTTTATAGCGCAAGATTTTACTACTCAAGCGGCGTTATATACTCATCATCAATACATCGCAGGATTCATTATGACAGGAGCTTTTGCTCATGGAGCTATATTCTTTATTAGAGATTACAATCCAGAACAAAACGAGGATAATGTATTGGCAAGAATGTTAGACCACAAAGAAGCTATAATATCGCATTTAAGTTGGGCCAGCCTGTTTCTGGGGTTCCATACTTTGGGACTTTATGTCCATAATGATGTCATGCTTGCTTTTGGCACTCCGGAAAAACAAATCTTGATCGAACCCATATTTGCCCAATGGATACAATCTGCGCATGGTAAAACTTCATACGGCTTCGATGTACTGTTATCTTCAACGAATAGTCCGGCGTTCAATGCGGGGCGAAGCATATGGTTGCCCGGTTGGTTAAATGCTATAAATGAGAGTAGTAATTCTCTATTCTTAACAATAGGACCCGGAGATTTCTTAGTTCATCATGCTATTGCTCTAGGTTTACATACAACTACATTGATCTTAGTAAAAGGTGCTTTGGATGCACGTGGTTCCAAGTTAATGCCAGATAAAAAAGATTTTGGTTATAGTTTTCCTTGCGATGGTCCGGGACGAGGTGGTACTTGTGATATTTCGGCTTGGGACGCATTTTATTTGGCAGTTTTCTGGATGTTAAATACGATTGGCTGGGTTACTTTTTACTGGCATTGGAAACACATTACACTATGGCAGGGTAATATCTCACAGTTTAATGAATCTTCTACCTATTTGATGGGATGGTTAAGAGATTATCTATGGTTAAACTCTTCACAACTTATCAATGGATATAACCCCTTTGGTATGAATAGTTTATCCGTCTGGGCATGGATGTTCTTATTTGGACATCTTGTTTGGGCTACTGGATTTATGTTCTTAATCTCCTGGCGCGGATATTGGCAGGAATTGATTGAAACTTTAGCATGGGCTCATGAACGCACACCTTTGGCTAATTTGATTCGCTGGAGAGATAAACCAGTGGCTCTTTCCATTGTGCAAGCGAGATTGGTTGGATTAGCCCACTTTTCTGTAGGTTATATATTTACTTATGCAGCGTTCTTGATTGCCTCTACATCGGGCAAATTTGGTTAATGTAATTTTTTTTGTATCCGCATCCTTTCCTTCTATGGAGAAGGTGGTTTACAGACCTCTTCTATATTCAATTTCTACTTATATTTCTACATCTAGGATCCGACTTGTATGATTGATTGATACTAATAGGAAATTAACCATTATGGCAAGGAAAAGTTTGATTGAGAGGGAGAAGAAGAGAAAAAAATTGGAACAAAAATATTATTTGATTCGCCGATCCTCAAAAAAAGAAATAAGCAAAGTTCCGTCGTTAAGTCAAAAATGGGAAATTCATGGAAAGTTAGAATCACTACCGCGTAATAGTGCACCTACACGTCTTCATCGACGTTGTTTTTTGACCGGAAGACCAAGAGCTAATTATCGGGATTTTGGGTTATCTGGACACATACTTCGTGAAATGGTTAATGCATCTTTGTTGCCTGGTGCAACAAGATCGAGTTGGTAAGTAAGGGTAGGTTGAAAAATTCTCTTCAATGTTTTATTCATTTTTATGATCAACGATCATAAGAGGGCCCCTTTACCATTCTGTACAAATGGTTTATTCTATTTGTACAGAATGGTAAAGGGGCACACTCAATCTTTGTTTGTGCATTAGTTGTCAATTCTTCTCTTTACCGCGGGGTAGAGCAGCTTGGTAGCTCGCAAGGCTCATAACCTTGAGGTCACGGGTTCAAATCCCGTCTCCGCAACAGTTTTTGATAAAAGCAGGAATTCAAGAAAAGGGGGGGAGATACTATCACAGTCAACTCTAACAATTTTTATTACTTTTTAATAATTTAGTAATCGATTTAATAAAGTAATAAGTAAAATAAAGTAATAAGGGCAGGGGCGGATAGCGGGAATCGAACCCGCGTCTTCTCCTTGGCAAAGAGAAATTTTACCATTCGACTATATCCGCATTCTTGAATCGTATTTGATACGTAATATATCAATCTTATTTGTGCAGAGCTAGGTTTGATACTCCGTTAGGCGTAATTTGAAAGAAAGTCGAAAAATGGAAAATATATGAAATATATATATGAGATCTCCCTATTCTATTAATAAGGATTTATCTATTAATAGAAGATTAATTTAGTAATAGTTCTTTCTATTAATACTTCTATATTAATACTTATAATATAAAAGGATTAATCGTAGAAATTAGTCGTATAAATAGAATAAATAAATAGAATAGTATTGAATAGTATTCAATTTGAGAATCTTTATAGAGGATTTCGAATCTATTCGAAATCTAATAGATTAATAAAATATATAAATCTGAATATATTACTCCTATTGAATATTCAAATTCATTTTTCTATTACTATTTTCCTTTTTTATTTTGTGATTTTATTCTATAAATTTAATTCTATTAAATTTATAGATTTTGAAAGTTGAATTCCATTTCTATTTTTTGAAGTTTTACAATATACCATAACAATATACCCTCCCTTATATATATAAATATAAGATGATATAAATATTAAGTATAGAAGATTTTTCCAATAGAAAAAAAAGTTTGACCCCTCCCTCCCTATAATGTCTTAGTTTTCTTTATTTTAATTTGGGGGCTTATATATTCCATTTTTTTAATGTGCCTCACAATTCGAAAGAATTCGTGGGGAGGGGTCATTTCAGTTCATTTTTCGATCTATAACAAATAGCTTCAAGAGATGATAGAATTAAGAATACCCACTAAAAAAACTAATACAATCCATAATGAGGTACCGGAAAATACAACATTTTTGTTACTCGACCAACCATCAGGAGAAGCAAATACAACCGGTACACTAATCAATAAGATTGATGAAGTAGCAATTAATGCAAAAACAGCCAATTGGAAAGCTATAGTCATGTTTCTAATCCTCCAATTTACCAACAAAAGAAAACTATACCATTTGATCCCAACTCCTCGATTCCGTTATCAAAAAAAATTGTAATAAAAAAAAATATTTTGGGGTTTTATCATGAATCTATTGATTTTATATGACGTATTACCTACCCCTTTCTTTTTAGGCATGGATGGATCGAAGGTTTGTTTTTATTTCAGAAAAAGACATGCTGGATCATGCATCTTCTATAATATTTAGAAGAATTAAAAGTGACCAATTGATTCACACTGGATATCTATGCCATCGATCATCGATCGATACTAACTATATATAATTCATATAGTTATGTTCTATTCAGTAGAATAAAGATAAAATAGAAATTGGCTTTTTGGTTGGAGAGATGGCTGAGTGGTTGATAGCCCCGGTCTTGAAAACCGGTATAGTTCACAACACGAACTATCGAGGGTTCGAATCCCTCTCTCTCCTTTTGTTTTTGCTCGACGAAAGTATTCTTTTTCTTTTATTGGTTTTGGTTGGTTCGGTTTTTTCGGGCTCGGCGATACTACCACTTAGCCGAGCCCGAAAAAAAAAGATTCATAATTTCGATATAATTAGATTAGATAGAAATGGATTAAAACGAGAAGTAAAATACTTTTTCTTTTTTTTTTTAATCTGACCCGCTCGACTCAACCCTATATGTATGGTAAAATCAACGTGATTCCTACTTCAAGCATTAGATCTCATATCTCAATTAAGAGGAGTCATGGAAAGAACAGGTTCAAAATCGCGATCAATTCCTTTTTCAAATCCTGCGGCAGCTGCGCGAGCTCTTCCCGCGTGCCATAAATGACCTACGAATAGGAAGAATCCTAGAACAAAATGAGAAGTAGCTAACCAACTTCTAGGAGAGACATAATTGACTGCATTGATCTCGGTAGCTACGCCACCCACGGAATTTAAAGAACCTAAAGGAGCATGAGTCATATATTCCGCGGAACGACGTTCTTGCCAAGGCTGTATGTCTTTTTTAAGTCTACTCAAGTCCAAACCATTGGGACCTCTTAGAGGTTCTAACCAGGGAGCACGTAGATCCCAAAAACGCATAGTTTCTCCCCCAAAAATTACTTCTCCGGTCGGGGAACGCATTAAATATTTACCTAAACCGGTAGGTCCCTGAGCGGATCCTACATTAGCCCCAAGACGTTGGTCTCTAACGAGAAAAGTAAATGCTTGAGCTTGAGAAGCTTCTGGACCAGTGGGCCCGTAAAATTCACTCGGATAAGCGGTATTATTAAACCAGACAAAGCAACAAGCAATAAAGCCAAAAACAGATAAAGCACCTAAACTATAAGACAAATAAGCTTCTCCGGACCATACAAGTGCACGCCGAGCCCACGCAAAAGGTTTGGTTAAAATATGCCAAATTCCACCAAGTATACAAATCGAACCCAACCATACATGCCCCCCAATTATATCTTCCAAATCGTCCACACTAACAATCCATCCCTCTCCTCCAAAAGGTGATTTTAGTAAATAACCAAATATAATACTTGGACTAAGGGTCAAGTTGGTAATTTTTCTTACATCCCCCCCTCCCGGAGCCCAGGTATCATATATACCCCCAAAATAAAGAGCCTTGAATACTAGAAGAAAAGCACCTATGCCTAACAAGATTAAGTGAATACCTAAAATTGTAGTCATTTTATTTCTATCTTTCCATACATAACCGAAGAATGGAAAAGATTCTTCAAGAGTCTCAGGTCCCAGAAGTGCATGATAAATACCACCAAAGCCCAATACTGCAGAGGAAATTAAGTGAAGTACTCCGGACACAAAGTATGGAAAGGTGTCTATAACCTCCCCCCCAGGACCTACCCCCCAACCTAGAGTTGCTAGATGGGGAAGTAAAATTAAGCCTTGCTCATACATGGGCTTCTCGGGTACGAAATGAGCCACTTCAAATAGGTTCATTGCTCCGGCCCAGAATACTATTAATCCGGCATGGGCTACATGAGCTCCCAGTAGTTTACCGGATAAATTGATAAGTCGGGCATTTCCGGCCCACCAAGCGAAACCGGTAGTTTCTTGGTCACGACCTGTTAAAGCTAAAGTTCCATTAAAGAGCGTTTCCACGTGGTAGAACCTCCTCAGGGAATATAAGGTTTTCATGAGGCTGATCTTGAGCCGCCATCCACGCGCGAATACCTTCGTTTAAAAGAATATTTTTGGTGTAGAAAGTCTCAAATTCAGGATCTTCTGCTGCACGTATTTCTTGAGAAACGAAGTCATAGGCACGTAGGTTCAAGGCCAGGCCGACTACTCCAAGAGCACTCATCCATAAACCAGTTACAGGTACAAATAACATAAAGAAATGTAACCAACGTTTATTGGAAAAAGCAACCCCAAAGATTTGGGACCAAAAGCGGTTAGCGGTGACCATTGAATAAGTTTCTTCAGCTTGGGTTGGGTTAAAAGCACGGAATGTATTTGCGCCATCACCATCTTCAAATAAAGTATTTTCCACGGTAGCACCATGAATAGCGCATAGTAGTGCAGCGCCCAATACACCAGCAACTCCCATCATATGAAATGGGTTTAATGTCCAATTATGAAACCCTTGGAAAAATAGGATGAATCGAAATATAGCTGCTACACCAAAACTGGGTGCAAAGAACCAACCAGACTGACCCAGTGGATAAATCAGGAATACGGAAACAAAAACAGCAATTGGACCAGAGAATGCGATTGCATTATAAGGGCGCAATTGAACAGATCGAGCAAGTTCAAATTGACGTAACATGAAACCTATTAATGCGAAAGCGCCGTGGAGAGCAACAAAAGTCCACAGACCACCTAATTGACACCAACGGGTAAAATCTCCTTGTGCTTCAGGACCCCATAGTAACAACAAAGAGTGTGCTAAACTATTAGCAGGAGTAGAGACTGCAGCGGTTAAGAAGTTACAGCCTTCCAAATAGGAACTTGCCAATCCATGAGTATACCATGAAGTTACAAAGGTTGTACCTGTGAACCAACCCCCCAAAGCGAAATAGGCGCAAGGAAAGAGCAACAGACCGGACCAACCCACAAAAACGAAACGGTCCCTCCGTAACCAGTCATCCATAATATCAAATAAATCATTTTCATCTTTGGTAAATTTACCAAGAGCTATAGTCATAGTGATCCTCCTATTCAACTACTTCAACCATTTCCGAACACCTCCTAGCATTTTGGGGATGGGACCTTGGAGGCTTTTCTCATTTCTATAATGATCTTTTTTTTCTCGTAGATTTGATTTCCCTTCTTTTCTAATGCGTTTCGGATATAAAAATCATTTATTGCTCTATGGATACCTAGGTTAAGTTGAATCCATGAACTCAATCCGGCTATTCCTTTTTTTATTCTTCCAAATCAAATCCCCTAAGTCATGAATGGTTAATTGTCTTATGACTCATAAATTTACTCATAAATCTGATAGAAATTTTTTTTTAACAACTTTTCAAGAGAAAAATGATACCTTTTATCGTTCGCGCTACCAGCGGAGCCCGGGCACACTCCGTTCCTTTGATCAAAGAATAATATTCTTTGAATATTTTTGTGAAATTGAAAAAATAAATAAAAAAAATGTTTTCAAAATTCTTCTAATTTTTATGTCTAGGAAACTGGCTTATTTATTACTTTCTATTTTTTATTACTTTTCTATTTGAATCTTATTTCAAGATTTTTTCTTTTAGTGTCGTTTTTGTTCTATTTTCCTTTCTTTCAGTTAAAAAAAACTCCAAAGTCTACTTTTTTGTAGATCACGGTAAGAGAAAGAGAAATTTCTAATATTTTTTATATTTACTTTTTCGATATTTTTATCTATCTATCTATCCGAGTAATTAATATTAATTGAATTAAAATATTTTAATTATTAATTAATATTAAATAAAATAATAGAAATAATAAGAGAAGAGACTGTAAGTGAAAAGTCTCTTTCTCCCAGTCCAGTCATTAATTGCCGGAAATATACCGGAAGCACCGATATAAAAAGAAAATATTTGATACGTGAAGCCATGATTTGATGTATTTTATACATATATCATATCCCATTTTATAGAAATGGAAATTGATCCTCTCTTGTGTTCAAAAAAAAAATGACTTGTATTTTGGAGCTTGGAATAAGCTGTAGAAAGGGAATAGAAAAATATTCCTATAGAATCTTGAGGAACGGGAGGATTTAATCGTAAATATCGACTAATTCTTACGAAGTACAAATCAAAAAGAAGTCTAAAAAAAAAAAAAGATCAATTTCATCTATATCGAATTTGAATATCAGAATAGTAGATATAGTTCTGATTCAATGGGTTAGGTCCACTTACTTTTTTTGAATGTTTCGCAATTTTATTATTGGAATAATCGAAAATAGCAATATAAAGAAGATATCATTATTCATTAAATAAAAAAAAGAGACTGATAAAAATGTTCTACTTTATAAATAGACTAAGTACTAAATAGACTAAGTAGAAATTGTTTACTAAAATTGGATTATCATTCATTAGAATGATAACAATAGTTTATTACAATTCAGAATTCTATTTTCTACTGAAATTAGACTCTTAGTTTTTTTTTAGAAAAAAGAACAACAATATCTCTATTCTGCCTTCAAATACGAAAACTACAAAAGACGAATACTACTGCTGAAGTTTTGTTTTATGAAAATGAAAAAGGGGTCGGGTTCAAAGCCCCTTATCGGATTTGAACCGATGACTTACGCCTTACCATGGCGTTACTCTACCGCTGAGTTAAAAGGGCTCCGCTTGATTCAATTCCTTATTCAGCAATAAGCCAATATGAGTCTAGTACAGATATTTGTTACTGAATATACTTCTTAATATAGATAATATTAGAATATCCGTTAGAATATATGCACATAGATATATGTATTATCTACATATCGACTCATTAAAGGACAAAAAATTCGATTTACCTAGTGAAAAAACATATAGTTAATATAAAAGTTTATTGATATTAGATTTGATTTTCAATGATATGATATCGATGTTATCATATCAATGGAATTTGATATAAATTCAAAAGCGATTCGAATTCAGGTTATCTATCCTCATCATAACGAAATTCATTGTATTGGGTATTGATACATGTACCCACCAATTCAAATAAATATTTTATTGAATCGTTGCAAAATGGATTCCAATTTTCCTGCTCTTGAACCGATTCTTATTGAAAAAAAAAATAACTTGTTGATCCATATCCTTTTACCCCGATTTCCATATTTATTCGTGGTTTTTCCGGCTTAGAATGAGACAGAGATATATTTATTTTTATAAAATGAATAAAAGAAATGAAGTTTTAACCCACGCTACGCCTTTTCTAGCAAACCAACCACTCCCCGAAAGATCCTACTTTTTTTGGAATTATAGATTGGCGATTGGAATGAACAATTTAGAAATCGTGATGATGAACTCCCCAAATATATGGTATGGAGTTTTGAAAAAGAGGGGGGGGGGGAGATCCTTCTGAGCGAATCATATCATTCCAATCTATTGACAATTAAAAAAAAAACTGTTTATACTAAGAACATAGCATAACGGCGGTCGGGAAAGTGGGCCCCCATCGTCTAGTGGTCCAGGACATCTCTCTTTCAAGGAGGCAACGGGGATTCGACTTCCCCTGGGGGTAGGGTACTACGAAAGGAAGTTGATCATGGATTATCTAAAAAGAATCAAATTGATTCTTCCTGGGTCGATGCCCGAGTGGTTAATGGGGACGGACTGTAAATTCGTTGGCAATATGTCTACGCTGGTTCAAATCCAGCTCGGCCCAATAATTTGCCGATCCACCATAAAAAGATATAACCATTTGTTGTTCTCCGGAAATGGCCGATATGCTCAGATATGGGAGAAAATAAAATGTGATAAATCTTTAGGGATCTTTTTTTACGGACCATATATACATATAAGATTCAAATCTTGTTAATGATCTAGATCCTTATTAGGATCTCTAAGTATAATATAAAAAACGATTAAATAAAAAAAAGACTCTTTCTTTATTTTATTTAATTTCTTTTGTATTGATGGATTCATTTTTCAATTGATTTGGCAATAATGAATGAAGGGATTACAAGTAATCCATGTCGATCTCTAAAGTGCGTATTGATATATCAATTCAATAAATATATCTATTTATATAATTGAATAATAATAATGGATATATGATACGTCTCTGTCAGTTAATTAAAGCAAACGATTCTATAATCTAAAATAATAAAAACAAAAGGTTTGAATGAAAGCATAAGAATTTCTATGCTGTACGCCCCTTTCCTGGGATTGTAGTTCAATTGGTCAGAGCACCGCCCTGTCAAGGCGGAAGCTGCGGGTTCGAGCCCCGTCAGTCCCGAATGAAAAAAAAGACACCAATTTGTATGTGAAAGGGAATCCTAATAACAAAAAGATATCATTCCTAAGAGGGATCCCCTCTTTTTTGCTTCGTGGGAACCC includes the following:
- the psaA gene encoding photosystem I P700 apoprotein A1: MIIRSPEPEVKILVDRDPIKTSFEEWAKPGHFSRTIAKGPDTTTWIWNLHADAHDFDSHTSDLEEISRKVFSAHFGQLSIIFLWLSGMYFHGARFSNYEAWLSDPTHIGPSAQVVWPIVGQEILNGDVGGGFRGIQITSGFFQIWRASGITSELQLYCTAIGALVFAALMLFAGWFHYHKAAPKLAWFQDVESMLNHHLAGLLGLGSLSWAGHQVHVSLPINQFLNAGVDPKEIPLPHEFILNRDLLAQLYPSFAEGATPFFTLNWSKYADFLTFRGGLDPVTGGLWLTDIAHHHLAIAILFLIAGHMYRTNWGIGHGIKEILEAHKGPFTGQGHKGLYEILTTSWHAQLSINLAMLGSLTIVVAHHMYSMPPYPYLATDYGTQLSLFTHHMWIGGFLIVGAAAHAAIFMVRDYDPTTRYNDLLDRVLRHRDAIISHLNWVCIFLGFHSFGLYIHNDTMSALGRPQDMFSDTAIQLQPVFAQWIQNTHALAPNTTAPGATTSTSLTWGGGDLVAVGGKVALLPIPLGTADFLVHHIHAFTIHVTVLILLKGVLFARSSRLIPDKANLGFRFPCDGPGRGGTCQVSAWDHVFLGLFWMYNAISVVIFHFSWKMQSDVWGTISDQGVVTHITGGNFAQSSITINGWLRDFLWAQASQVIQSYGSSLSAYGLFFLGAHFVWAFSLMFLFSGRGYWQELIESIVWAHNKLKVAPATQPRALSIVQGRAVGVTHYLLGGIATTWAFFLARIIAVG
- the psaB gene encoding photosystem I P700 apoprotein A2: MALRFPRFSQGLAQDPTTRRIWFGIATAHDFESHDDITEERLYQNIFASHFGQLAIIFLWTSGNLFHVAWQGNFETWVQDPLHVRPIAHAIWDPHFGQPAVEAFTRGGALGPVNIAYSGVYQWWYTIGLRTNGDLYTGALFLLFLSAISLIAGWLHLQPKWKPSVSWFKNAESRLNHHLSGLFGVSSLAWTGHLVHVAIPGARGEYVRWNNFLGVLPHPQGLGPLFTGQWNLYAQNPDSSSHLFGTPQGAGTAILTLLGGFHPQTQSLWLTDIAHHHLAIAILFLIAGHMYRTNFGIGHSIKEILEAHIPPGGRLGRGHKGLYDTINNSLHFQLGLALASLGVITSLVAQHMYSLPAYAFIAQDFTTQAALYTHHQYIAGFIMTGAFAHGAIFFIRDYNPEQNEDNVLARMLDHKEAIISHLSWASLFLGFHTLGLYVHNDVMLAFGTPEKQILIEPIFAQWIQSAHGKTSYGFDVLLSSTNSPAFNAGRSIWLPGWLNAINESSNSLFLTIGPGDFLVHHAIALGLHTTTLILVKGALDARGSKLMPDKKDFGYSFPCDGPGRGGTCDISAWDAFYLAVFWMLNTIGWVTFYWHWKHITLWQGNISQFNESSTYLMGWLRDYLWLNSSQLINGYNPFGMNSLSVWAWMFLFGHLVWATGFMFLISWRGYWQELIETLAWAHERTPLANLIRWRDKPVALSIVQARLVGLAHFSVGYIFTYAAFLIASTSGKFG
- the rps14 gene encoding ribosomal protein S14; the encoded protein is MARKSLIEREKKRKKLEQKYYLIRRSSKKEISKVPSLSQKWEIHGKLESLPRNSAPTRLHRRCFLTGRPRANYRDFGLSGHILREMVNASLLPGATRSSW
- the psbZ gene encoding PsbZ; the encoded protein is MTIAFQLAVFALIATSSILLISVPVVFASPDGWSSNKNVVFSGTSLWIVLVFLVGILNSIIS
- the psbC gene encoding photosystem II CP43 chlorophyll apoprotein, whose product is MKTLYSLRRFYHVETLFNGTLALTGRDQETTGFAWWAGNARLINLSGKLLGAHVAHAGLIVFWAGAMNLFEVAHFVPEKPMYEQGLILLPHLATLGWGVGPGGEVIDTFPYFVSGVLHLISSAVLGFGGIYHALLGPETLEESFPFFGYVWKDRNKMTTILGIHLILLGIGAFLLVFKALYFGGIYDTWAPGGGDVRKITNLTLSPSIIFGYLLKSPFGGEGWIVSVDDLEDIIGGHVWLGSICILGGIWHILTKPFAWARRALVWSGEAYLSYSLGALSVFGFIACCFVWFNNTAYPSEFYGPTGPEASQAQAFTFLVRDQRLGANVGSAQGPTGLGKYLMRSPTGEVIFGGETMRFWDLRAPWLEPLRGPNGLDLSRLKKDIQPWQERRSAEYMTHAPLGSLNSVGGVATEINAVNYVSPRSWLATSHFVLGFFLFVGHLWHAGRARAAAAGFEKGIDRDFEPVLSMTPLN